ACACTTCAAGGTGTGAGTGAGCAATTGCTGCATAGCTGTGAGCTATGAGACCCAACACCAAATTCCATGGTCCAGATTTATCCTTTCATGGCTGTTACATCAATGGTTGTTTTCTAGCGCATTCATCCCATGGGAGGTCATGCTTGATCGAGGGTCCTTCACAACGCCAGCCTGTCTGTGCATGACCCAAGGACACATAGTGACATTGTATCTCCTGGGTTATCAGAGTCCAGCATGCTGGGAAAGCCGCATCTTCTGtcaacccccccacacacaccagctgctcctgcctgtgACTAAGTTTGTCCATTAACATATGATCAGAAATCTCTAAGTGGCTTCTACATGTCTTTTTAAGATCATCAGGTCTTTCATGCTGAGATCTTAACGCACCCTCACAAGCAGTCCTTGTGATCCTCACAAGTTTTTCAGTCACCCTCACAGAAACCCTATAGCACTGCTGCATATCATTTGattgaggaaactgaggcatgtcCCCAGAAGCCACTTCCTTGGAGTTGTAAGGGAGCTGAcagcaaaaagagaagaagaattGCTATTCCTTGGTCTAACCAACCATCCCGCACAAGGAAGAGAGCTCAGGGAGGTTGGCCCAATGCCCAAGCACCCTTGCATCCTCTCTTGTCAGTTTACAATTCTGAAAGCATTTTGCAAGCAAATTTCATTTTGTGCTTAATACAAAGACCAGATCATTTTGTTGCAGGTGAAGAATGAAGTGTCTTCTCCCTGAATTATAGGATGCCTTACGATATTTACAAGTCAATCTGTTtgtttacaatttaaaataaattgcccTTTAAATATCTGGCAGCTGATGTGACCCCATCGCTGTGCCGGAAGAAGGTTTACAGTGTAGTTGCTAACCGTTTCcagaaagaacaaggacaagctGTTCTTGTGTGTCCTTAGCCGCTGGTCATGTTAACAAAAATGCCACCTGTCCTTCAGAAGCTGACACCATGAATAGCAGTAAGGACTAATTACATCGGTAAGGGGAGAGTTCAGGGCATTAACAGCAACACCTGATGCATTTCCCCTCTTATAcatatttgtgtttctttgtttcctgtgCTGATCTCCGATTCCCTCTCCCTCCATGCCAAATGAATTGTGTTTGGCCTCTATTCCCAGGACACTGCCTATGGAAAGCTCCTCTGAGGCACTTCTCTCACCTGTCTGCTGCCAACAAAGTAAGAGGCAGAAATCGGGAATGAACAGCCCCTCAAAGTCATTGCTAATCCTGCGGTCTCCAAAGTACGATGAAGCCTCTTGCCAGACCACTGTGCAAGTCACAGGTCTCCGCAGGTGAGTTTCAATAGCTAACATCAACCCAAATTATTCAGAATCCAGGGCAAGATCTCTAAGGATTCAGGACCCACTACCAGAGCTATGTTTTTGAAGGGACCTGCATTCAGGACACCAAGAAATTGAGGAAACATGACCACATCTGTTGGGTCTGTAGAGCAGTGCACTTACGAATGAGGACAAGGCTGAGCAACAGGTAGggagaaataaagcagcaaataCTGCTCCCTCCAGCCAaactcttcttccactgctgctggGCTTTAAACACAGCGACAGGGATGACATCCAGAAGATAACTGAGCCCACTGCGTCCGAGTTACCTGGGACAGACAAAAAGGCTGCTAGACAGGGGGAAAGCCAGcaagaaagggaacagaaaatgGTCTCCTGGTGTGTGTGAGATCTCCCTCCCATCACTACAAAGGAAATGCACACGCAGCTAACCCTCCCTTCCGAGAAATCAGAAACAAGCCTATTGAAAAAGGGAGTTGAAACTGAAATGCAACTTTCAAGCTCATCTTGTATTTGGTGGGTCTGTCTTTGAAGCACCCACCTAAAAAACCTGATCCCTGCATTCAGTGCCTCAGCTGTCTGGGCCATTCCTTTACTTACTCCAAGGGATTGCTCAGTGTCTTGTCACCAGTTCAGGCTGCTTCCTCCAGGTGTCTATCCAGCTTACTCCAGCCCCACAAGAAGCAGTGATATGTACCTTTGGGCTGCAAAagaacatagaaaaacagactgCTGTGACAACAGGCATGTCggaaaagacaaaaatacctCCTCACCAATTGTGCTAGGAGAGTTGGTAACATAAAATCCCGGTGGTCATTTGGCTTTTAAGCCTGTAAAAACTCAGTCATTTGACGACATTGACGGTGTCCCGCAGCCAGGCCTAAGGTTCTGCTCTGAAGTGAGATCTGCAAGTTAGCACCAAAGAGGTTCTTCCGCTCAGCAACGCTGGAGTAGGAGGAAGGAATTAGAAGTCCCTTGTGCATCTAATACCCAGGATTATTCTCATGGAATATTTCCTTGGATCAGTCCAGCTGACGTAGGCCACGGTCCTGTAACAGACTCCAGCTGAGTGTGGGGGGAATGCAGCCGCGGCAGGGTCAGGATTTTACACATTACAGCAATGTGGTGAGAAAACACTTTTACATCAGTAATTCCCGTACCTGAGTCCATGGAGCAGTGTGGGACATTTTAAAGGCTGGCAGCCTCCACAGTCTATACATCCTACAAACGCTAAACCAAGCAGTCTCAATCAATTTACTCCTAAGAAGTTAAAACTATCTATGCCAGACAGACATTCCCGTTTGATTTACACATATTTCTGGCTGAATATATCTCATCTTagtcttctcatttttattttcatcaaagAAGCCAACTCTGCCAGGACTGGAAACACCCCTCCCACGACGGGCATTTGTTGCAGACAGGTTCCTGCCACCCAGGCGGGATGGGGCTGCAGGGCCGCATGGAGCAGCCCCATCACTACACAGAGACACGGCCCAAAAATGCCTCCCCGCGCCCGGGCCCACCCCAGGCAAGGCACCAGCCGCAAGGTTCCAAGACGTTAAACCAGAGGTTtgggtctcttttttttccccttccatcaATGGATGCTTTTTACCTGAAAGAGAATTAGGTCCTAACTTTATCCAGCGCCACAGACATAAAGCCCAGGTAAATCAGCAATATGCCGGAGTAAGCGGAGAAGCAATTCGACCcacccagctgcagagcagagcttcCCGGGGAGCTGCCACAGGAGCAAGGCCAAGGTTATTTGCACACCTGAAGTTAAGAGTGCAGCCACAGAAAATGGGGCAAAACCAAGATACTTTTAGAGCCAGATTTCAGAAATATTCTCATTGGCCACACACAAGACTCCATGGCCCTGGAAAGGCACAACATTCTTCTTGGCACGCTGATGGAGCAAAAATGAGTCATTGGTTTCTAATACAAGAAATTGACTGCAGACCCGCAGCCTTTGAGCCTAGCGGATCGTGAATATCATTTATAACCATACATCAGCCAAAAAACACAACCAAGGGCACCGCTGTGGCTCGGCTTTTCCCCTTTGATGGACACAGCAACGTGAACGGTGTGGTGAACGGTGGGAGGCCAGCTGAAGGGAGAACGGGGCCCAACGAGGGGggagccaggcaggagctgccccaggcCAGGTCCGCCTAACACCGCCCGGGCACTCCCGGGGCCGACCCCGCCGGCTGACGAGCGCCAGCGACCCCGTCCCCTCAGCTCTGAGGGGCGGGAAGGGGTTGCGGACCGGCTCCTCAGAACCCGGCCGGGCGACTTGCCTTCCGACTGGCCGCGGATACTGCCTGTCAGCGACGTCACCCTCCGCAACCAATGGGCGCGCAgggaccggggcgggggcggggcttgCAGGGGCCGGGCCCGTGGGTGGCGATTGTCGCGCACCGGCGTCGAGGGGCAGGTAGGGCCGGTGGGGGCCGCGCTCGGGGCGGCCTGAGGggaggccgggcccggccggACCCGTTCCCGTCCCTGCTCCTCTTcccgcccccccggggccgggccgggcggggcctcGCCGAGGCGGGGGTGTGGGGGAGCCCGGGGGTCGGTTGCTCTCCGGTGGCGGCGGCCGCCTGGATTACCGGAGGCATCCCGGGGCCCTGGAGCGGGGTGGAGCTGGGTCGTGGGAGGCGCTGAAGGGCTGAGCACCCGCGGCCCTTCGGCGGGAGTTGAGGGGTCGCCGCCGAGGGAAGCCCCGCTCCTTGAGAAGGAGCCTGCTCCTTGCGTGGGACCGGGGGTCGGAGTGGGTCGGTTCAGTGTCGGGGGTGGTCAGAGCACGGATCCCGGGGTGGGGGCAGTGGTGGGCAACGTGTCGGAGCCGTCGTAGATTTAGTCTTAGAAGGGCTCCAGGTGATGTGAAAGGTGAAGAGTTTATTGGGGGTGCTCCCAGGGAGAAGGGGCGCAGGGCAGATGCGTGCGGTTGTGCTGTGGGCCTccttttggggggtgggggggtcatggctgggggctgccaggctCCTCGGTCACGACCTCCAAGACCTTAACTTCCCTCTCCTCCACTGTCATTCACAGCGCTGTTGGGTTTTGATCCAGATACAGATGCTTTTAGACAGATGGCTGCTGTAAACTTGGGTGATTGTCTGGAAAACAACAGCTTTAAGGCATGTGTGCAAGTGCCCCTTCGAACGTACGCTGTCAGACTTGGAAAGAATTAGGAGTAATTGCCCTTTGCGTGGCCGCTGGTGTTTTACAGTTCATGATGGGTGGACTCTGTCTAGGTGTCATtccaagtttttattttgttgctggcAAACATGGTATAATAGATCACGTGTTTTCccctgcttttattaaaaatgacagtTATGAGTTGTTTGGATGATCTGAATTTAGTTGAGCAGGCTAAAACTAAATTCCAGGTATGCGCTCCATTGTTGAGTTGAAAATTCAAACAAGTAGTAGTCCAAAAACACTTACAATGGGGAATGTGCACTGTGCGGCTCAGATAAGTCATATGTTAACCAGCATTTCTGATGAAGAGCTAAAACCCTGACGTGCAAGGGTGTCTCCAAAGAAAGAACCATTGTTTGAGGAGGTTTCTGCTAATTGGGGTGCAAAGGATTAAGAAATCCTGCAATAAGCCGATACGACTGGAATGTATTCTGATGGTTTTTGGCAGGTCAGCTTGTTAGAAGTGGCTGGTGTTTTGTTTAGATAAAGAGGAGAGGAACTTGGTGTTTGTAATCCATAACATTAATTTTTAGAGTGTTGACATGAGATAAAGCAAACGGTGATAGAATATTCGAGTGATGTAAATACTAATGGAATTATGTTAGGTAATACAGCATAAGTATCTGGAGTTAGCTGTGGGATTACATGTGCAGTGTGGAGCTCATTAATGAAGGTGTAAATTACCTTCCCTGAATAAAGCTGTGCTGAAGTGGCTTTTCAGAGCTCTCCCCAAGGTGGCACCACGAGGCCTGCTGTGCCTTTTGTCTCCCAGTGAGCTGCCGTTGCGAATGTGAATGCTAGCCTTGTTAAGACTAGCTTTGCTTTTTGTGGCAAAGAATATGAGCTCATGTTCTTTTGGATTTGTGCAAACACATGTCTCTAGAACAACTTTATCTATGCATATGTAGCAAAAGGCATATAATGAATTCACCAGGCTAgcaacttgaaataatttttaaaaaataggggTTTACTGAACAGGTATCTTGGGGTAAAGGAGGTTTAGGAATCAGTAAATATTCCACTCCCTTCCTGTAGTTCATGGCTTGTGAGAGAGGAAAATATGCTGACCCCTTCAAAAGCAAAACTTTGACTATCAGAAGATGaatgatttaaaatttattatacAGTACAGCAATGAGGCCCAGTGGACTTCCTTAAGTCGCTCTTGGTGCGGTGTTTTCCTCATTCTGTATCTTTTACTGAGCAAAACTGTCAGTAGCAGAATACCTGTTGCAGAGCTCTGCAATAGTAAGAGAGTAACAGGAGGTTACATGGAGTTGCAGAAGTCAAACTGTAAGGAAGTCAGCAATACTTTTTTGCAGGACTGTGGTAGTTTGGACGTGTGGCTCTGGATGGTGGAAACTTTTTTGATAGGAGTGTTTCTTGGGATCTGTGTAAAGTGTTTCCAGGAGTTTTTGACTGGCATCAGCCTTGATTTGGCGATAAATTTCTACTTCCTGGGCAAAATAGAGGCAAGTGGGCCAAAAAAGAAAGCTCAGACTAACTCATTCTGGCTGCATTCAGCTGAGATCCTCTCTCCTGGATGTGAATTTTTGTTTCCTCAGGCTTCCATGATGTTTACCCAGTGCACCCAGAAGTGTGTGAGCTCCGTGCTCCTGattgtgctgctgtgctgcatccttcctcctccagcacaaGCCAGCAAGGTGAGTGAACAGCTTCAGACACAAGCACTGAACCATGTGTGTagtacaacagaaacaaaaatggcAGAGAAGCAACTGTTTTTCTGTGGAAGTTTGCAAAGATAAGGAGTGCTATAGCAGATATGCATTTATCATATGTAGAGCTGTGAATGTACGTGACAGTGGCCTCTGCCCTGCCTTCTACTGTGTTTtgaagtttgcattttaaaatttatttgaaaagtacCTGGTGTCTGGAGCAGAGGGGCTCAAGACATTTTAAAACTGTGAAGTTATTGATGTGAAAGAAGCAGCGCAGGAGGAGGAGACATGGTGTGAAGTCCTCTCTCTCGCAGAGAATGTTTTGCCTTTTCCCACACCCCTGGCTGGTAAGGGCAGCAGACCTCTGCACACATGTTCACTCACTAACGCCGTCTGCTCTTGCTTCTGCAGAGCTCAGAGGACATCCGCTGCAAGTGCATCTGTCCCCCGTACCGGAACATCAGTGGGCACATTTACAACAAGAATGTGTCGCAGAAGGACTGGTGAGTTGTGGGTTGAATCCGGAGGGATCAGTCCATGAAAGCCAATGCTCTGGAGTTTCCAGCTGGTGCTAAGGAAATAATTCCCTGCCTTTGTATTTGCAGAGGAAGCCGTTTTGGTACGTGATGTTTAACCCAGGCGAGGGGCATTTTTTGAACAGAGATTGAGGAATCTGGGAGGCATGATTTCTTAAGCCACAGCTCTCAGCAGATGTAGGGTGTACCCTCCAGTCCCCTTCACCTAGACCGGATCCCTGCAGAAGGCACTTGGACAGTCTGTCTCGGGAACTTTGGGCTAGCTGAGCTGCGAGGGGAACTCTTAAAACCCGATCAGTGTTATCAGCCTGACAGGAAAGCTGGGACACCAAAAAAGTCACCCCAGCATCCTTCCACAGAGCTTTGGTTTCACCTTGTCCTGTTGCtgattttggtttctttgtgtTGCAGCAACTGCCTGCATGTTGTGGAGCCAATGCCGGTGCCAGGGAATGATGTGGAGGCCTACTGCCTGCTGTGTGAATGCAAGTATGAGGAGCGCAGCACCACCACCATCAAGGTAATGGCAGGTCTGCTCCCTgtggctggctccttctccttgCCATGCCACACCATCCCAGGCACAGCTAGACTGGTGGGTTCCTGGAGAAGAGcccagaaagggaaaataaaactatCACAGCTAGTACATGGTGGTAGTGCCAGGGGCACCATGTCTGAGTCAGGAGGGCTCCTGGCAGTGAGGAGCAGGCTGCACAGGAGCCCAGTCTTCTTGCTGAGGATGTGTGACAGTGCCAGGCATCCCTGACTGGGGACCCATCTTGTTGGTCTCCTTTCACATGCAGCATGTGTCCTAAATTGGCACAGTGTGGAGAAGATCAGCACATTTTATACAGTGATGACACTTACATGTTATCAGCCTTCCTGCAAGTGCAAGAGACTTTCTAGTGAGCAAAATTAGAACGAGAGAAGAGGTCAGACATCAGAGGCAGCTGTGAAGGGAGCTTCCTGGCCTCTGTGGTGCTTCTTATCTACAATACTGATCCTTTTCCACTGTGCTGTCCTTAACTGCAGGTGATCATCATCATTTACTTGTCTGTGGTGGGGGCACTGCTGCTTTACATGGCTTTCCTTGTGCTGGTGGACCCCCTGATCCGGAAGCCAGATGCTTATACCCAGCCCCTGCACAATGAGGAGGAGAATGAGGTgaggctgtgctgctggtgcATGCAGGGTGCACATGGGTAGCTGCGGTCGTGGTGGAGACAGGGTGGTAGGGTGACAAGAGAATTGCTGACAGGGAAATAGAGTGACCTCATGCTTGTCCCCTCTGATCCAGTGCGAGACCAGCGCTGTTGCTTTTTGGGCATTTGCCACAGGTAAACATTTATACTCAAATCTATGCAGATCATGCTGAAGCACAAGGAAGTATTCAAAGTACAAGTTGTGTGTTACGAGCCCAAGAGAAGACCTGTCctctggggcagggggtggcttTTTACCAAGTGGCCTGAATTTGGTATGTCTGTTTAGATGAAACCAAAAGTTAAATGGTTCCTGTTTGTGCAGTGTCCTAGGCGTAGTTACTTGGTGGTGAGCTTCCAGGGAAGGATGGGTTTAATTATTTGCTGAAACATGGGGCAGGCCTCTCTTCTAGATGCTTAAAAGAGTGGCCTCTAAGGTGCTGCTGTTTGACCCTGTTCTGGGGCTAGGCCCTCTTGTGTCCAGGCTCTTGTTCCTTGTGCTTCTCCCCAGAGCAGAATTTCACTCGGATCCCATCTTTTGGGGGGACATTGGCATACAACGTCTTGGGCAAGAAGGTTAGGACCCAGCAACAAAGAAGGAGTAtcagtatctctctctctctctctcagatttTGGGGGAGGACAAATTTCGTGCTGCATGAAATTAATGCAATTTCAGCATCCACAATTTTTCCCCTTGGGAGAGAGGCAGTGCTTTAGGGTGAATGATCGGGCCTGATTCCAAGGGGGATTTCGGAACAAGAGTGCCCTGACTTGtgaatcttttcttcttcccctgagGCTTCCCTTCTGTTATAGGGAAATACAGGAGACTGAGATGGGGCTGGTCTCAGAGAAGGAAGTGTTAGAGGCAGAGCTGATGGCTGGTGTGGAGGAGTGGAGTGGCTGCACACACAGTGATTAGCTCTCATGCTTGATTGCATCTGTAGCTCATGCTCTGTTTGCAGGATGCAAGGGCTGCCCAAGTCTTGCTGCCTGTTAGTGCAGCGTGTGGCTCTGTGACACAGCTTTCCCCATGGCGCTCTCAGTTCAGACATGTGCGGTTCAGCAGGGCGCAGTGCTAGACAGAGCTCTTTCCTGGAGCTGAGTTCCTTTCCTTGGTGGAGCCCCAGGGCTGTGCTCGAGCATTGCCCCAGCTGCCGCTCCAGGCCCCCGGCTGCTAGGAGGAGACTCATGAGGAGGCCTTCCCTAGCAATTGGTGACTCTGGATGCTAGTGATTAGCTCAGTCACACTTTGAGAAGGGAAGCTGCAATGTTTGAAGATGCTCTCCTTTCCTAGCCTCTGAGAAAACCACTGGATCAGACTGTCCTGTTTATACTTTGTTGTAAGTACAAACTATTTTGCCCAATTCTTTCATACGCTGATGTAAGCGAGGAGTAGCTGCTCTGATGTGCAGTCTGTCCATTACCTCCATCTGCTGAAAAAAGGAGGTCCTGCAGGAGGAGATGAATTGTATCCTAAAAGTATGCTTTTGCTCCACTGCTCCACAGCAATAATTCAGATTTAGATCTAGGTACACACTGTAAATGCCTGATAGTAAGTGAGGCTTATCTTACTCCAGTGTGCTGGACTGCAAACTCTTTGGGATAGACCTTCTCATTGCCTTGGTGTTTGTGTGCCACGATGGATCCCCATCCAATGGGCCTTCTGACATTACTGCAGTGTAAATTTGGTTGGTTGGAGCAGTCTGAACAGCAGGCCTGGACAAAAGTCTTGCAGCACCATCCGAGAAACAGATGAGCAGCTACTGTGTAAGCTAGTGTGCTGAGGACAATGGAAATTGTTGGCCCAGTTTCAGTGGGGTGATGCTGTTTGCTTTAGCAGTGTGGCTCCTTGCAGACCTCCTAGCAGTGGATTTCCAGCAGGGGTTTAGACGTAGTGTAGTTCCTCTCCTGGAGGCTTTTTATTTGGGGTCTGTGACTTTACCATATGAGGTCCCCAGGAGCAAGCTTTCCAGCTGGAGTTGGGGGGCTGGTGTTGAGGACCTCTAAAAGTGAGGTTCTTCATCAGGACAACTCAAGCCTTGAATTGCTCTTTCAGTTGAAATTTCTCCCAGAGTCAAGCTGCCACCTTCTATGTTTGGGCTGGGCATGCCTTGATATCTTTCACCGTTTCTTTCCATTGCAGGATGCTCGCTCCTTGGCCCCAGCCCCCACCCCATCTGGTGCTAGAGCCAACACAGTGCTGGAGAGGGTGGAGGGGGCCCAGCAGCGCTGGAAGCGCCAGGTGCAGGAGCAGAGGAAGACCGTTTTCGACCGCCACAAGATGCTGAGCTAGATCTTTGCTGAGCTATGCGCCACCACTTCCCAAGAGACAAGGTAGCTCCGCTGGTCGAGACGGACAGCAAGTCATCCTTCAGGACATCCGTGGTGTTTGACTAAAAGCTCTAACCCTCTCTGATTTACCGTCTTCATAGAGAGAAGCAGACCAAAACGCTTGCCTCTGGTTTTGTCCCCTTGCCCTTTACCTCTTAGCCCAGAGGCTCCTTAACCCTTGCCTGGCTGAGATCTGTGCCGATCGTTAGCCCCGTGGCTGCATGTAAATGGTCGGTCATATGCAGTGCTGCTGCCCGGGTTCACCGGCTGACTCGAGTgggggctgcagctccagcatgCTGTGCTCGGCTGGACCCTGCGGGCACCACTTGCTGGGACTGAAGTCTCTGTCAGCCCACCCTCGCATCAGAGACAGGGGTCTCAGTACAGAGTGTTGGAAGCTGGCTGAGTCTTTCTGAGACAAAAATAGTGGGATAATTTTTATGTGGGATAAATTATGTGCCACTCCTCCAGGATGAAGAAGCCTTCTCCAGTTCGCACCGATGTTAAGCGGGTGTTGTGGTGATGAAACAAGTGTATTGCActggaaggaagaggagggggtTCCCTGCCCGTGGTCAGCTGCTGCTTGCACTTACCCTGGTGTAAACAGAGTGGATTTCCACTCTCTTCAGTGGAATCTGTCCAGATTTACACCAGCATAACCGAGATTGCAGCTTGTTTCTGTGTAGGTGAATATCACAAAACTGATCAGTACGTTCACAAGTAAAAGACCAACAACAGGTAAAAGGTTGATTTAAGT
The Harpia harpyja isolate bHarHar1 chromosome 19, bHarHar1 primary haplotype, whole genome shotgun sequence DNA segment above includes these coding regions:
- the TMEM9 gene encoding proton-transporting V-type ATPase complex assembly regulator TMEM9 isoform X2, whose protein sequence is MNDLKFIIQYSNEAQWTSLSRSWCGVFLILYLLLSKTVSSRIPVAELCNSKRVTGGYMELQKSNCKEVSNTFLQDCGSLDVWLWMVETFLIGVFLGICVKCFQEFLTGISLDLAINFYFLGKIEASMMFTQCTQKCVSSVLLIVLLCCILPPPAQASKSSEDIRCKCICPPYRNISGHIYNKNVSQKDCNCLHVVEPMPVPGNDVEAYCLLCECKYEERSTTTIKVIIIIYLSVVGALLLYMAFLVLVDPLIRKPDAYTQPLHNEEENEDARSLAPAPTPSGARANTVLERVEGAQQRWKRQVQEQRKTVFDRHKMLS
- the TMEM9 gene encoding proton-transporting V-type ATPase complex assembly regulator TMEM9 isoform X1; its protein translation is MNDLKFIIQYSNEAQWTSLSRSWCGVFLILYLLLSKTVSSRIPVAELCNSKRVTGGYMELQKSNCKEVSNTFLQDCGSLDVWLWMVETFLIGVFLGICVKCFQEFLTGISLDLAINFYFLGKIEASGPKKKAQTNSFWLHSAEILSPGCEFLFPQASMMFTQCTQKCVSSVLLIVLLCCILPPPAQASKSSEDIRCKCICPPYRNISGHIYNKNVSQKDCNCLHVVEPMPVPGNDVEAYCLLCECKYEERSTTTIKVIIIIYLSVVGALLLYMAFLVLVDPLIRKPDAYTQPLHNEEENEDARSLAPAPTPSGARANTVLERVEGAQQRWKRQVQEQRKTVFDRHKMLS
- the TMEM9 gene encoding proton-transporting V-type ATPase complex assembly regulator TMEM9 isoform X3 → MMFTQCTQKCVSSVLLIVLLCCILPPPAQASKSSEDIRCKCICPPYRNISGHIYNKNVSQKDCNCLHVVEPMPVPGNDVEAYCLLCECKYEERSTTTIKVIIIIYLSVVGALLLYMAFLVLVDPLIRKPDAYTQPLHNEEENEDARSLAPAPTPSGARANTVLERVEGAQQRWKRQVQEQRKTVFDRHKMLS